Proteins from a genomic interval of Candidatus Hydrogenedentota bacterium:
- a CDS encoding adenylate kinase, whose translation MRIVMLGAPGAGKGTQAIRLAEKLGSLHISTGDIFRKNLREGTPLGKQVQGYLDSGALVPDSLTCDIVADRLAQPDCEKGYILDGFPRSIPQAEMLKAFLEKRGEKIDVAINVDVPDEEIVARLSSRRSDPETGAVYNLLFSPPPADIAPRLIQREDDKPETVQYRLKTYHETTEPIIAWYGKEGVLRTVESSKAGPDEVYARVVAVVESL comes from the coding sequence CTGAGAATCGTGATGCTGGGCGCGCCCGGCGCGGGAAAAGGGACGCAGGCCATCCGCCTTGCGGAGAAGCTCGGCAGCCTGCACATCTCCACCGGGGACATTTTCCGGAAGAACCTGCGCGAGGGCACCCCGCTGGGCAAGCAGGTGCAGGGCTATCTGGACAGCGGCGCGCTGGTGCCGGACTCGCTGACCTGCGACATCGTGGCGGACCGCCTGGCGCAGCCGGACTGCGAAAAGGGCTACATCCTGGACGGGTTCCCCCGCTCCATCCCGCAGGCCGAGATGCTCAAGGCCTTCCTGGAGAAGCGCGGCGAGAAGATTGACGTGGCGATCAACGTGGACGTGCCGGACGAGGAGATCGTCGCCCGGCTCAGCTCGCGCCGCAGCGACCCGGAGACGGGCGCGGTGTACAACCTTCTGTTCAGCCCGCCGCCGGCCGACATCGCCCCGCGGCTGATTCAGCGCGAGGACGACAAGCCGGAGACGGTCCAGTACCGTCTGAAGACCTACCACGAGACGACCGAGCCGATCATCGCGTGGTACGGGAAAGAGGGCGTGCTGCGCACGGTCGAGAGCTCCAAGGCGGGCCCGGACGAGGTCTACGCGCGCGTCGTCGCCGTGGTTGAGTCGCTCTGA
- a CDS encoding lactonase family protein: MTHRAAIFLLLCALAGAAAAAPSGAYWVHIGTSTGKDGGGIHLLRLDTAEGTLALHGLACETRNPGFQALHPSKPVMYSVEDDQTGGVVVAYALDPATGKLTEINRQSTVGAGPCHVSVTPKGDRVLAANYSGGSVVSFPAGEDGALGKACGFMQHMGSSINPKRQEGPHAHSIFPSPDGVFALVPDLGLDKVMIYRIDAASGRLLPNEPAFGQTDPGAGPRHMKFSPDGKFAYVLNELANTVAVFSWDAKAGRLDPVQTISTLPEGYDKESTSAEIRIHPNGRHVYTSNRGHDSIAVFDVDAATGRLTARGQVPTSGKTPRNFALDPTGAFLLAANQASGTVVLFRVDPETGMPAATSEVAVVPVAVCVTFSPAP, translated from the coding sequence ATGACACACCGCGCGGCGATTTTTCTCCTTCTGTGCGCGCTGGCGGGCGCGGCGGCCGCGGCCCCCTCCGGCGCGTACTGGGTCCACATCGGCACCTCCACCGGAAAAGACGGCGGCGGCATCCACCTGCTCCGGCTGGACACCGCCGAGGGCACCCTTGCCCTGCACGGGCTGGCCTGCGAGACGCGCAACCCCGGGTTCCAGGCCCTGCACCCGTCCAAGCCCGTGATGTACTCCGTGGAGGACGACCAGACGGGCGGCGTGGTGGTGGCCTATGCGCTCGACCCCGCCACCGGCAAACTGACGGAGATCAACCGCCAGTCCACGGTGGGCGCCGGGCCGTGCCATGTGTCCGTGACGCCGAAGGGCGACCGGGTGCTGGCGGCAAATTACAGCGGCGGCAGCGTGGTCTCGTTTCCGGCGGGGGAGGACGGCGCGCTGGGCAAGGCCTGCGGCTTCATGCAGCACATGGGGTCCAGCATCAATCCCAAGCGTCAGGAGGGGCCGCATGCGCACTCGATCTTCCCGTCGCCGGACGGCGTGTTCGCCCTGGTGCCGGACCTCGGGCTGGACAAGGTGATGATCTACCGGATTGACGCCGCCTCGGGGCGGCTGCTGCCGAACGAGCCGGCCTTCGGGCAGACCGACCCGGGCGCGGGCCCGCGCCACATGAAGTTTTCCCCGGACGGGAAGTTCGCCTACGTGCTCAACGAGCTGGCCAACACCGTGGCGGTGTTTTCATGGGACGCCAAGGCGGGGCGGCTTGACCCCGTGCAGACGATCAGCACCCTTCCCGAGGGGTATGACAAGGAAAGCACCTCGGCCGAAATCCGCATCCACCCCAACGGCAGGCACGTGTACACGTCCAACCGGGGTCATGACAGCATCGCGGTGTTCGATGTGGACGCGGCGACGGGCAGACTCACCGCGAGGGGCCAGGTGCCGACAAGCGGCAAGACGCCCCGCAACTTCGCGCTGGACCCCACGGGCGCCTTCCTGCTGGCGGCGAACCAGGCGTCAGGCACGGTGGTGCTGTTCCGGGTGGACCCGGAGACGGGCATGCCCGCCGCCACCTCCGAGGTGGCCGTCGTGCCGGTGGCCGTGTGTGTGACCTTCTCCCCCGCACCGTGA
- a CDS encoding transketolase family protein → MAGVESSTSWTVYDATKLSAREIYGVVLSDLGAARPDIVGLSADLAKSTQIGAFGERFPDRFFNFGIAEQNMFGAAAGLAKMGLTPFVSTFSAFASMRACEFLRTDVCYQNLNVKVIATHGGTSFGSAGTTHHATEDLSIVRAFANLTVIVPADGFETAQAVKKCLDIAGPVYIRIGRGFEPTVYDREDESFQIGKAVEMRPGTDITIIACGPTVFHAVEASRVLAENDGLSVRVLNMHTIKPIDEEAVLRAVAETRRILTVEDHNVVGGLGTAVADVIAASGKGCAFTKVGIPDTFTPHGYPEDLMNLFGTDTDGIIAKVRELLGREFEEDEDWEDEV, encoded by the coding sequence ATGGCCGGTGTGGAAAGCAGCACAAGCTGGACCGTCTACGACGCCACCAAGCTGAGCGCGCGTGAGATCTACGGCGTGGTCCTGTCGGACCTGGGCGCGGCCCGGCCCGACATCGTCGGCCTGTCCGCCGACCTCGCCAAGTCCACGCAGATCGGCGCCTTCGGCGAGCGGTTCCCCGACCGCTTCTTCAACTTCGGCATCGCCGAGCAGAACATGTTCGGCGCGGCGGCGGGCCTGGCGAAGATGGGCCTCACGCCCTTCGTCAGCACCTTCTCCGCCTTCGCGTCCATGCGCGCCTGCGAGTTCCTGCGCACGGACGTCTGCTACCAGAACCTCAACGTGAAGGTCATCGCCACCCACGGCGGCACCTCCTTCGGCTCCGCGGGCACGACCCACCACGCCACGGAGGACCTGTCCATCGTGCGGGCCTTCGCCAACCTCACGGTGATCGTGCCCGCCGACGGCTTCGAAACGGCCCAGGCCGTCAAGAAGTGCCTCGACATCGCCGGGCCGGTGTACATCCGCATCGGCCGCGGCTTCGAGCCGACGGTCTACGACCGCGAGGACGAGAGCTTCCAGATCGGCAAGGCCGTGGAGATGCGCCCCGGCACGGACATCACCATCATCGCCTGCGGCCCCACGGTCTTCCACGCCGTCGAGGCGTCCAGGGTGCTCGCGGAGAACGACGGCCTGAGCGTGCGCGTGCTCAACATGCACACCATCAAGCCCATTGACGAAGAGGCCGTCCTGCGGGCCGTCGCCGAGACGCGGCGCATCCTCACCGTCGAGGACCACAACGTCGTCGGCGGACTGGGCACCGCAGTGGCCGACGTCATCGCCGCCAGCGGCAAGGGCTGCGCCTTCACCAAGGTCGGCATCCCCGACACCTTCACCCCCCACGGGTACCCCGAGGATCTGATGAACCTCTTCGGCACGGACACCGACGGCATCATCGCCAAGGTCCGCGAGCTGCTGGGGCGCGAGTTTGAAGAGGACGAAGACTGGGAAGACGAGGTTTAA
- a CDS encoding transketolase → MPLSQQELGELKRTAAKIRRDIVDVTGWSGGAHVGGSLSMVDMLVLLYWKYLRVDPARPDWEDRDRFVLSKGHGGVGHAVVLANRGYFPMEDLKTFNETGSKLGMHLDGAKAKGVDASTGSMGHGLCQALGMALGARVLKKDTRVFCIIGDGESNEGSIWEAAMAAAHYKTPNLVAFLDRNHYMIDGYTEDVMSLEPLADKWRAFGWETRVVDGHDLAALAEAVEFAIAWDQGPVMLLCETVKGKGVDFMEAKAKWHYGGLSAEMVAKAKQSIGEG, encoded by the coding sequence ATGCCCCTCAGTCAACAGGAACTGGGCGAACTCAAGAGGACGGCGGCGAAAATCCGCCGGGACATTGTGGACGTCACCGGCTGGTCCGGCGGCGCCCACGTGGGCGGGTCCCTCAGCATGGTGGACATGCTGGTGCTCCTTTACTGGAAGTACCTGCGCGTGGACCCGGCCCGGCCCGACTGGGAGGACCGCGACCGCTTCGTCCTGAGCAAGGGCCACGGCGGCGTCGGCCACGCGGTCGTGCTGGCCAACAGGGGCTATTTCCCCATGGAGGACCTCAAGACCTTCAACGAGACGGGGTCCAAGCTGGGGATGCACCTGGACGGCGCGAAGGCGAAGGGCGTGGACGCCTCCACGGGCTCCATGGGCCACGGGCTCTGCCAGGCCCTCGGCATGGCGCTGGGCGCCCGCGTGCTCAAGAAGGACACGCGTGTCTTCTGCATCATCGGCGACGGCGAAAGCAACGAGGGGTCCATCTGGGAGGCGGCCATGGCCGCGGCCCACTACAAGACCCCGAACCTCGTCGCCTTCCTCGACCGCAACCACTACATGATTGACGGGTACACGGAGGACGTCATGTCCCTGGAGCCGCTCGCCGACAAGTGGCGGGCCTTCGGCTGGGAGACCCGGGTCGTGGACGGCCACGACCTGGCGGCCCTCGCCGAGGCGGTCGAGTTCGCCATCGCGTGGGACCAGGGCCCCGTGATGCTCCTGTGCGAAACGGTCAAGGGCAAGGGCGTGGATTTCATGGAAGCCAAGGCGAAATGGCACTACGGCGGACTCAGCGCCGAGATGGTGGCCAAGGCCAAGCAGTCCATAGGGGAGGGTTGA
- a CDS encoding aminotransferase class III-fold pyridoxal phosphate-dependent enzyme: MDPYTFDKTAAWMERASRVIPGGIYGHFGPAPYVPVSAYPFFSDRAEGAYFWDVDGNRFIDYMCAYGPMIQGYRNPVVDAAYRAQMEKCDVNSVCAPVMVELAEYLTELVPAADWAFFAKNGADVTNLAVMTARAATGRKKIVAIKGGYHGTSPWMQGPGHHGVIEEDTANIIRIPWNDVEALERVVADSPGQIAGFISSPLHHPIFTDNELPAPHYWERVEALLRANGIVFIIDDVRAGFRLHMGGSCEHYGFTPDLICFCKAIGNGYPISALVGGDALRGDVSKVFHTGSYWYGAGPMAAALANLQELRRINGPRLLSETGGLLAAGMVDAARSNGFDLRISGEPSMLYARITDDPTLEMQQRWCGECARRGVFITSHHNWFVSTAHTRKDIEDTVAVCDEAFKAVRAFYGSGI; encoded by the coding sequence ATGGATCCCTACACGTTTGACAAGACGGCGGCGTGGATGGAGCGGGCGTCGCGGGTCATTCCCGGCGGCATCTACGGACATTTCGGCCCGGCGCCCTACGTCCCCGTGTCGGCGTACCCCTTCTTTTCCGACCGCGCCGAGGGCGCGTATTTCTGGGACGTGGACGGCAACCGCTTCATTGACTACATGTGCGCCTACGGCCCCATGATCCAGGGGTACCGGAACCCCGTGGTGGACGCGGCGTACCGGGCGCAGATGGAAAAGTGCGACGTGAACAGCGTGTGCGCGCCCGTGATGGTGGAGCTGGCGGAATATCTGACAGAGCTGGTTCCCGCGGCCGACTGGGCCTTTTTCGCGAAGAACGGCGCGGACGTGACCAACCTGGCCGTGATGACGGCGCGGGCCGCCACGGGCCGCAAGAAGATCGTCGCCATCAAGGGCGGCTACCACGGCACCTCGCCGTGGATGCAGGGGCCGGGCCACCACGGGGTGATCGAGGAGGACACGGCCAACATCATCCGCATCCCGTGGAACGATGTGGAGGCCCTGGAGCGTGTCGTGGCGGACAGCCCCGGCCAGATCGCCGGGTTCATCTCGTCGCCCCTCCACCACCCCATCTTCACGGACAACGAGCTGCCGGCGCCGCACTACTGGGAGCGGGTCGAGGCGCTGCTGCGCGCCAACGGCATCGTCTTCATCATTGACGACGTGCGGGCGGGGTTCCGGCTCCACATGGGCGGGTCCTGCGAGCACTACGGGTTCACCCCGGACCTCATCTGCTTCTGCAAGGCCATCGGCAACGGATACCCCATCTCCGCGCTCGTGGGCGGCGACGCCCTGCGCGGCGACGTGTCGAAGGTCTTCCACACGGGCAGCTACTGGTACGGCGCGGGGCCCATGGCGGCCGCGCTGGCCAACCTGCAGGAGCTGCGGCGGATCAACGGCCCGCGCCTCCTGAGCGAGACCGGCGGGCTGCTGGCGGCGGGCATGGTGGACGCGGCCCGGAGCAACGGCTTCGACCTGCGCATCAGCGGCGAGCCGTCCATGCTCTACGCGCGCATCACCGACGACCCGACGCTGGAGATGCAGCAGCGGTGGTGCGGCGAGTGCGCGCGGCGCGGGGTCTTCATCACGTCGCACCACAACTGGTTCGTGAGCACGGCGCACACGCGCAAAGACATAGAAGACACCGTCGCCGTCTGCGACGAGGCGTTCAAGGCGGTGCGCGCGTTCTACGGGAGCGGCATCTAG